Proteins from a genomic interval of Chitinophagales bacterium:
- a CDS encoding T9SS type A sorting domain-containing protein → MRNILLVFALWISSWNIHSQTPFNIQLEPIDIEGVGGIQSYAFGQHNGKWLIVGGRLDGLHQRQPFAAFDASGNNTQLMVIDPVAGQSWATPLSSLSVGMREQLSSTNMEFNQEGDYLYVIGGYGYSSTKGEHTTYANLTAINVPATIEAIVNGTDFAENFRQITDPQFAVTGGHLNKIGAVYYLVGGQKFEGSYNPMGPDHGPGFTQEYTDAIRKFEIDDDGTTLNIRHLEGITDTENLHRRDYNVVPQIMPNGEEGLTAFSGVFQKTANVPFLNCVNIDAEGYEVNNSFSQYYNHYHCAVLPVFGAEQNEMHTVFFGGIAQYYEADGVLVQDDEVPFVKTIARVTRTADGTMTEYKLPVEMPALLGASSELIPIEGLSKYANGVLKLDDLEADTTLVGYIYGGISSSAKNIFWSNTGAQSEASSQIFKVFVVKEKTVGIDEINLQSIADLRMQMYPNPYNGVLNIDFQMAYQSEVELQIFDIEGKIVHEQKVPKNETVVGKNHLSLTLKEMEYGTVLLVKLATKKDHLTQKLIIND, encoded by the coding sequence ATGAGAAATATACTTTTAGTTTTCGCACTTTGGATATCATCATGGAACATCCATTCACAAACTCCCTTCAATATTCAATTAGAACCCATTGATATTGAAGGAGTAGGAGGCATACAGTCCTACGCTTTTGGACAGCACAATGGCAAATGGCTCATTGTAGGCGGGCGTTTGGACGGATTGCACCAAAGACAACCCTTTGCAGCCTTTGATGCGTCGGGAAACAATACCCAGTTGATGGTCATTGACCCCGTAGCAGGACAATCGTGGGCAACTCCATTGAGTTCATTGTCAGTCGGTATGCGGGAACAATTGAGTTCCACCAACATGGAGTTTAATCAAGAGGGAGATTATCTATATGTCATTGGAGGCTATGGATATAGCAGTACAAAAGGGGAACATACGACCTACGCTAATTTGACCGCCATCAACGTTCCTGCTACGATAGAAGCGATTGTGAACGGAACTGATTTTGCAGAGAATTTTAGGCAAATTACAGACCCACAATTTGCAGTTACAGGCGGGCATCTCAATAAAATAGGTGCGGTTTACTATTTGGTAGGCGGACAAAAATTTGAAGGTAGCTACAACCCGATGGGACCTGACCATGGTCCAGGATTTACCCAAGAATACACCGATGCCATCCGAAAATTTGAAATAGACGACGATGGGACAACTCTAAATATCAGACATTTAGAGGGCATCACTGATACCGAAAACCTCCACCGCCGAGACTACAATGTAGTGCCTCAAATCATGCCCAATGGCGAAGAAGGATTGACGGCTTTTTCGGGAGTTTTTCAGAAAACGGCCAATGTTCCCTTCCTCAATTGTGTGAACATTGATGCGGAAGGTTATGAGGTAAACAATTCATTTTCTCAGTATTACAACCATTACCATTGTGCCGTATTGCCTGTATTCGGTGCCGAACAAAACGAAATGCACACCGTATTTTTTGGAGGTATTGCACAGTACTACGAAGCGGATGGAGTCTTGGTGCAAGACGATGAAGTGCCTTTTGTCAAAACCATCGCAAGGGTGACGAGAACGGCAGATGGCACGATGACCGAATACAAGCTCCCTGTGGAAATGCCCGCTTTGTTGGGCGCAAGTTCGGAGTTGATTCCCATTGAAGGGCTGTCAAAATATGCCAATGGAGTATTGAAACTGGATGATTTGGAGGCAGATACGACTTTGGTGGGCTATATATACGGCGGCATCAGCAGCTCGGCAAAGAATATATTTTGGAGCAATACGGGAGCGCAGAGTGAAGCGAGTAGCCAAATTTTCAAGGTATTTGTGGTGAAAGAAAAAACCGTTGGAATAGATGAAATCAACCTTCAAAGCATTGCAGACTTGCGAATGCAAATGTACCCGAATCCCTACAATGGCGTGTTGAATATTGACTTTCAGATGGCTTATCAAAGCGAGGTTGAGCTTCAAATTTTTGACATTGAAGGAAAAATCGTGCATGAACAGAAAGTTCCCAAAAACGAAACGGTTGTTGGCAAAAATCATCTATCGCTCACTTTGAAGGAAATGGAATATGGTACAGTATTACTAGTTAAGTTGGCTACAAAGAAAGACCACCTTACGCAGAAATTGATTATCAATGATTAG
- a CDS encoding efflux RND transporter periplasmic adaptor subunit produces the protein MNKIYFILIITLFFQACQHSDEPQETTAIAENTAESEEENAPLLVKDVLAANSSVKIGGLQIKVIQQDVSCTGRIEVPPTELMSVHSKSEGFIEHLQYLPGDYVKKGALLFTIVNPNLIEKQRILLETKAELILAQKDFERKRLLQSENATPQKTFDETLSRKDFLTAKYKGLRSELELLGIGVDALEQNQAFQSKISIYANQSGYVHEVFVNKGQMIQPQDRLMEISNNDHIHLELQVLSKDVPLLKKGQKVLFSLPDSPKQFEAEIVKLNPMIDEETGTLKVHCHIEKGQGEIAKAGMFVNAEIEVAPHEVVGLPLEAVVKEGNDYYAYLIEGDLFKKRLLEEVQVNSDFVTFKELNSQEMVVAGAYYLE, from the coding sequence ATGAACAAAATATATTTCATTTTAATTATCACCTTATTTTTTCAGGCTTGTCAACATTCAGACGAGCCACAGGAAACCACTGCAATTGCAGAAAATACAGCCGAATCAGAGGAAGAAAATGCTCCTTTGTTGGTGAAAGACGTTTTGGCGGCTAATTCATCGGTCAAAATTGGGGGGTTGCAAATCAAAGTCATTCAACAAGATGTGAGTTGTACGGGGCGAATTGAAGTGCCCCCAACCGAGTTAATGTCGGTACACAGCAAAAGTGAGGGTTTCATCGAACACCTTCAATATTTGCCAGGAGATTATGTCAAAAAAGGAGCTTTGTTGTTTACGATTGTGAATCCCAATCTAATCGAAAAACAGCGTATTCTATTGGAAACCAAAGCCGAATTGATATTGGCGCAAAAAGACTTTGAGCGCAAACGTTTGCTGCAATCGGAAAACGCTACGCCCCAAAAAACCTTTGACGAAACGCTTTCTCGAAAAGATTTTTTGACCGCCAAATACAAGGGATTGAGGAGTGAATTGGAGCTATTAGGTATTGGAGTAGATGCTTTGGAGCAAAATCAAGCTTTTCAATCTAAAATATCCATTTATGCCAATCAATCGGGCTATGTACATGAGGTTTTTGTGAACAAAGGGCAGATGATACAACCGCAAGATAGACTAATGGAAATATCCAATAATGACCACATTCACTTGGAGTTGCAGGTATTGTCCAAAGATGTTCCTTTGTTGAAAAAAGGGCAGAAAGTGCTGTTCAGTTTGCCAGATAGTCCCAAACAGTTTGAAGCAGAAATTGTGAAACTCAATCCTATGATAGACGAAGAAACGGGTACATTGAAGGTGCATTGCCATATCGAAAAAGGACAGGGTGAAATTGCAAAAGCGGGAATGTTTGTCAATGCGGAAATTGAAGTAGCTCCACACGAAGTAGTCGGTTTGCCTTTGGAGGCTGTAGTGAAAGAGGGAAATGATTATTATGCGTATTTGATTGAAGGCGATTTGTTCAAAAAACGATTGTTGGAGGAGGTGCAAGTAAATAGTGATTTTGTAACCTTCAAAGAACTGAACTCACAAGAAATGGTCGTTGCAGGAGCCTATTATTTGGAGTAG
- a CDS encoding CusA/CzcA family heavy metal efflux RND transporter, translated as MFDKIIRFSLENKLLVMLGVLALIVIGVFSASKIPLDAVPDITNNQVQIVSTAPTLAPQEVEQLITYPLEAAMTNIPNVLEVRSISRYGLSVITIVFEESVPIMTARQYVQEQLNVAKAELPTDLTEPELMPITTGLGEIYQYVLTVDKAHEHQYDATKLRTIQDWIVKRQLNGTKGVIEVSSFGGYLKQYEVALKPDMLKTYGLTIPDVLHALEENNQNSGGSYIENGPYSFYIRTEGKVATIEEINNILVKNQAGVPIKVSDIAVVGIGSAKRYGAMTMDGNGEVVGGITLMLKGANSSEVLQNVKTRIETIAQSLPEGVTIYPYLDRSKLIGKTIDTVRTNLTEGGLIVIFVLLLLLGNLRAGLIVASVIPLSMLFALILMRYFGISANLMSLGAIDFGIVIDGAVIIVESLLHTLTLGYLGKKLSQSEMDDIVQVSTSKIYRAAAFGVLIILVVFIPILTLEGTEGKTFQPMAQTVGFAIIGSMILSLTYVPVMASLFLSKKIKSEKNWADRFIDFLKRMYQPTLRFSFKIPVLTILATILMFVFSLFLFSRLGAEFVPTLEEGDIAMQQSIKPGSSLNESIHTSTMAEKILLEHFPEVEHVVSKIGTAEVPTDPMAIEDADIMIILKNKEEWTSADSREELMAKMKEKLAPITWAGFEFTQPIQLRFNELMTGAKSDIAIKIFGEDVALLKSKADEAAQIIQQINGAGDVKVDQTDGLQQLSVQYNRGKLAQYGVNVSEVNQVIRAAYAGEQVGDVFEEERKFDLVVRIAPEYRQSLDLAQLTINTVNGQQIPINEIAKIETIEGPMLISREQARRFITIGVNVRNRDVASLVEDIQGQLTQQLKLPAGYEIQYGGQFENLQNARNRLLIAVPIALALILLLLYLAFSSVVDALIIFMAVPLSAVGGILALWMRGMPFSISSGIGFIALFGVSVLNGIVLLSAIKQLKSVDFEDLKKLISTACLSRLRPVLMTALVAALGFLPMAISTGNGAEVQRPLATVVIGGLISSTLLTLVILPTLYYLLFRKKWLKKAVLTLLFLLGFNGISYAQSLENFEEVYEYALTHHPLIQNLALEKQSEALNKDAIGQWSPFSMEYQGGQINDLGFDHQVNIRQDISPLLQKKAQTAEKELIDSKIALLDAEQKWMLTDLKFDLQAAYNDWQYWNSKQQLGADILQLYETLQPKIELQHRVGEIDIVDFELFNSEKISLQQTQNQTKSQTELAEANIRKLALLEDSISLKATTLQPLAKNEVILDADKSIYLQVYQRKKEALDKQIQLENISSKQAHWSAGYFAQSLQKAFVFQGIAVGVQIPIDRRASKVKMQQWEMDQQMLHNKQSLQIQQFEHDIAVLKNHLQSLEQSIEVHINTLLPKQAIILEKARKQYEQGEIDFLRFSQIQERLLARQNTYLEDVKSFNEQVLQLNYLTQIK; from the coding sequence ATGTTTGATAAAATAATTCGTTTTTCACTGGAGAACAAACTTCTGGTGATGCTCGGTGTATTGGCACTGATTGTCATTGGCGTTTTTTCTGCCTCCAAAATTCCCTTAGATGCCGTACCCGACATCACCAACAATCAGGTGCAAATCGTCAGTACCGCCCCCACTTTAGCCCCTCAAGAAGTCGAGCAGTTGATTACCTATCCGCTCGAAGCAGCTATGACCAACATCCCAAATGTATTAGAAGTGCGGTCCATTTCTCGCTATGGATTGTCGGTCATCACCATCGTTTTTGAAGAAAGCGTCCCTATCATGACGGCTCGGCAATACGTTCAAGAACAACTCAATGTGGCAAAAGCCGAATTGCCTACGGACTTGACCGAACCCGAATTGATGCCCATTACCACAGGTTTGGGCGAAATCTATCAGTATGTCTTGACGGTAGATAAAGCACACGAACACCAATACGATGCCACCAAACTACGCACCATCCAAGATTGGATTGTCAAGCGTCAACTCAATGGTACAAAAGGAGTTATTGAAGTTAGCAGTTTTGGTGGTTATTTGAAGCAATACGAAGTCGCCCTCAAGCCCGACATGCTCAAAACCTATGGACTGACGATTCCCGATGTACTACACGCTTTGGAGGAAAACAACCAAAACAGCGGCGGAAGTTACATCGAAAACGGTCCCTACTCTTTCTACATCCGCACCGAAGGCAAGGTTGCCACCATTGAAGAAATCAACAATATCTTGGTAAAAAACCAAGCAGGCGTTCCCATCAAAGTGAGCGATATTGCAGTAGTTGGCATAGGTAGTGCCAAGCGTTACGGTGCAATGACCATGGACGGAAATGGAGAAGTTGTTGGAGGCATTACCTTGATGCTCAAAGGTGCAAATTCGTCCGAGGTGCTTCAAAACGTAAAAACCCGAATCGAAACCATCGCCCAATCTCTACCCGAGGGAGTAACAATTTACCCCTACTTGGATCGCTCTAAACTCATCGGCAAAACCATTGACACTGTTCGGACCAATCTGACAGAAGGCGGTTTGATTGTGATTTTCGTCTTGTTGTTGCTACTCGGCAATCTACGAGCAGGCTTGATTGTGGCATCCGTCATCCCACTTTCCATGTTGTTTGCCCTCATCTTGATGCGTTATTTTGGCATTTCCGCCAATTTGATGTCTCTGGGAGCGATTGACTTTGGGATTGTCATTGATGGAGCGGTGATTATTGTCGAAAGCCTGCTGCACACATTGACCCTCGGCTATCTCGGCAAAAAACTCAGTCAATCCGAAATGGACGACATCGTGCAAGTTTCCACTTCAAAAATTTACCGAGCCGCAGCCTTTGGCGTATTGATTATTTTGGTGGTATTCATCCCGATTCTCACCTTAGAAGGCACCGAAGGCAAAACCTTTCAACCTATGGCACAGACTGTAGGTTTTGCCATTATCGGTTCGATGATTCTCTCCTTGACCTACGTACCTGTGATGGCATCGCTGTTTTTGAGCAAAAAAATCAAAAGTGAAAAAAACTGGGCTGACCGATTCATTGATTTTTTGAAGAGAATGTACCAACCTACCCTACGCTTTTCCTTCAAAATCCCAGTGCTTACCATATTGGCTACCATCCTTATGTTTGTATTTTCTCTGTTCTTATTCAGTCGTTTAGGAGCAGAATTTGTACCAACATTGGAGGAAGGTGATATAGCCATGCAGCAATCCATCAAGCCAGGGAGTTCGCTCAACGAAAGCATACATACTTCTACAATGGCTGAAAAAATCCTTTTGGAGCATTTCCCCGAAGTCGAGCATGTAGTTTCCAAGATAGGAACTGCCGAAGTTCCGACCGACCCTATGGCAATTGAAGATGCAGACATTATGATTATTCTGAAAAACAAGGAAGAATGGACTTCTGCCGATTCGAGAGAAGAATTGATGGCAAAAATGAAGGAAAAACTTGCGCCCATCACCTGGGCGGGTTTTGAATTTACCCAGCCCATCCAACTTCGCTTCAATGAGTTGATGACAGGCGCAAAATCGGATATTGCCATCAAAATATTTGGCGAAGATGTCGCCTTGCTGAAAAGCAAAGCGGATGAAGCCGCTCAAATCATCCAGCAAATCAATGGTGCAGGGGATGTAAAAGTAGACCAAACCGATGGTTTGCAGCAACTTTCGGTACAGTACAATCGAGGAAAATTGGCGCAATATGGCGTGAATGTTTCGGAGGTCAATCAGGTTATTCGAGCAGCGTATGCAGGCGAGCAGGTCGGAGATGTTTTTGAAGAAGAGCGAAAATTTGACTTGGTGGTGCGAATCGCTCCCGAATATCGACAGTCCTTAGATTTGGCACAATTAACCATCAACACCGTCAATGGACAGCAAATTCCTATCAATGAAATTGCCAAAATTGAAACCATTGAAGGTCCCATGTTAATTTCTAGAGAACAAGCTCGCCGTTTCATCACCATCGGAGTCAATGTACGAAACCGAGATGTAGCGAGTTTGGTAGAGGACATTCAGGGGCAATTGACTCAACAATTGAAACTTCCTGCAGGATATGAAATTCAATACGGCGGACAGTTTGAAAACCTTCAAAACGCCCGCAATCGCTTGTTAATTGCTGTCCCCATTGCATTGGCACTCATTCTATTATTGCTGTATCTCGCCTTTTCTTCGGTAGTAGATGCCCTGATCATTTTCATGGCAGTGCCTTTGTCGGCAGTTGGAGGAATTTTGGCATTGTGGATGAGAGGAATGCCCTTCAGTATTTCGTCAGGAATTGGTTTTATCGCTTTGTTTGGTGTATCGGTGCTGAACGGAATTGTTTTATTGAGTGCCATCAAACAATTAAAATCTGTTGATTTTGAAGACCTTAAGAAACTAATCAGCACTGCTTGTTTGTCCAGATTGCGTCCTGTGTTGATGACCGCATTGGTGGCAGCATTGGGTTTTCTGCCGATGGCGATTTCGACAGGCAATGGAGCAGAAGTACAGCGACCTTTGGCGACAGTCGTGATTGGCGGATTGATCAGTTCTACGCTGCTCACCTTGGTCATTTTACCCACGCTTTATTACCTGCTTTTCAGAAAAAAATGGCTCAAAAAAGCTGTATTGACCTTGCTCTTTCTTTTGGGCTTCAATGGGATTTCTTATGCCCAGAGCCTCGAAAATTTTGAAGAAGTATATGAATATGCTTTGACGCATCACCCACTAATTCAAAACCTTGCATTGGAGAAACAGAGCGAAGCCTTGAACAAAGATGCAATCGGTCAATGGTCGCCTTTTTCGATGGAATACCAAGGCGGACAAATCAACGATTTGGGCTTTGATCACCAAGTCAACATCCGTCAAGATATCAGTCCTTTGCTTCAAAAAAAGGCACAAACGGCAGAAAAAGAATTGATTGACAGTAAAATAGCTTTATTAGATGCCGAACAAAAATGGATGCTCACCGATCTAAAATTCGACTTGCAAGCTGCCTACAATGATTGGCAATACTGGAACAGTAAACAGCAGTTGGGCGCAGACATCCTTCAATTGTACGAGACATTACAGCCCAAAATCGAATTGCAGCACCGAGTCGGAGAAATTGACATCGTTGATTTTGAACTGTTCAACAGCGAAAAAATCAGCCTCCAACAGACTCAAAACCAAACCAAAAGTCAGACAGAATTGGCAGAAGCGAATATCCGAAAATTGGCTTTATTGGAGGATAGCATTTCATTGAAAGCTACAACTTTGCAGCCTTTAGCCAAAAATGAAGTGATTTTGGATGCCGACAAAAGTATTTACCTGCAAGTGTATCAACGCAAAAAGGAAGCATTGGACAAACAAATTCAGCTCGAAAACATCAGCTCGAAGCAAGCCCATTGGAGTGCGGGATATTTTGCCCAATCACTTCAAAAAGCCTTTGTTTTTCAAGGCATTGCAGTTGGTGTTCAAATTCCGATAGATAGGCGAGCGAGTAAGGTGAAAATGCAGCAATGGGAGATGGACCAGCAGATGCTCCACAACAAACAAAGTCTTCAAATCCAACAATTTGAACACGACATTGCTGTCTTGAAGAATCATTTACAAAGCCTTGAGCAATCCATTGAAGTCCACATAAATACACTCCTCCCCAAACAAGCCATTATTTTGGAAAAGGCGAGAAAACAGTATGAACAGGGCGAGATTGATTTTTTGCGGTTTAGCCAAATACAAGAGCGTTTGCTCGCTCGTCAAAATACCTATTTGGAGGATGTAAAGTCCTTCAATGAGCAAGTGCTTCAACTCAATTATCTAACACAAATTAAATAA
- a CDS encoding tetratricopeptide repeat protein — MFNPSKITFPQKTHQWMALAAILVITFLCFTPTLTSDFIRTWDDGVYVTNNNQLKPLSFETVRKIFTSTVGSNYNPLPIFTFAIEKQLFGFNPFPYHFNNVLLHLGATALVFWLILAMRIRWEVAVFVSLLFGIHPMRVESVAWITERKDVLFGLFYIAALIAYTYRIRALKEKQRQKARKYFWWCFALFIPALFSKIQAVSLPLSLLALDYYFKRRLSFRLLLEKTPFFLLSLTFGLMGVFFLDKTGALGSNDVFRLSERLLFAPYNLCVYLYKLFVPYPMATFYPYPNRIAGWLPTVYYVAPLVLLAVTAGVLWSLKHTRVLAFGFLFFLFNVVFVLQVVGAGAAFTADRFTYIPYLGLFFVMGMGLNYLLQKFPQSKTVILSISALYLLNLAFYTFQHSKVWKNDETLWTYTIEHYPRAWQGLVNRADYYGRKNDIPKALADYDQAIKVNSGFVDAYNNRGNLYFRLGKDLLALKDYDKALQIRPKNHRALGNRGAIYYRMGQYQKALQDLDKALELNKNYEDGYLNRGVVHSVLGQYPQAKADFDELLRLSPNHVLAFYWRGLALQNMGNFPAAIADFTQAIQRRPKNGTFYVSRSQAYKALDNKKKALADAKKARELGEQLEKGYLEGLE; from the coding sequence ATGTTCAATCCTTCAAAAATAACTTTTCCACAAAAAACACACCAATGGATGGCTTTGGCTGCTATTTTGGTGATTACTTTTTTGTGTTTCACTCCAACCTTGACCAGTGATTTCATTCGCACTTGGGATGATGGGGTGTATGTTACCAACAACAATCAACTCAAACCTTTGTCCTTTGAAACGGTTCGGAAAATATTTACAAGCACCGTTGGAAGTAACTACAATCCCTTGCCAATTTTTACCTTTGCTATTGAAAAACAATTGTTTGGCTTCAATCCTTTTCCTTATCACTTCAACAATGTCCTACTGCATTTAGGCGCAACAGCTTTGGTGTTTTGGTTGATATTGGCGATGCGGATTCGCTGGGAAGTAGCGGTTTTTGTCAGTCTTTTGTTTGGCATACATCCCATGCGGGTAGAATCAGTGGCGTGGATTACCGAACGCAAAGATGTGTTGTTTGGCTTGTTTTACATTGCAGCATTGATAGCCTACACCTACAGAATCAGGGCTTTGAAGGAAAAGCAGAGGCAAAAAGCTAGGAAATATTTTTGGTGGTGTTTTGCTTTGTTTATCCCTGCTTTGTTCTCCAAAATACAAGCCGTTTCTTTGCCCCTTTCCCTGCTCGCTTTAGATTATTACTTCAAACGCCGTTTGAGTTTCAGGCTGTTGTTGGAGAAAACACCTTTTTTCCTTTTGTCTTTGACTTTCGGTTTGATGGGTGTGTTTTTTTTGGACAAAACGGGGGCATTGGGTTCCAATGATGTATTCCGTTTGAGTGAGCGACTATTGTTTGCGCCCTACAATCTGTGTGTCTATCTCTACAAACTGTTTGTTCCGTATCCAATGGCGACTTTTTATCCCTATCCCAATCGTATTGCAGGTTGGTTGCCAACGGTTTATTATGTTGCGCCTCTTGTGCTGTTGGCGGTGACGGCAGGAGTGCTTTGGAGTTTGAAACATACGAGAGTGCTTGCTTTTGGCTTTTTGTTTTTCTTGTTCAATGTGGTGTTTGTATTGCAGGTAGTAGGAGCAGGAGCAGCTTTTACAGCCGATCGGTTTACCTATATTCCCTACCTCGGTTTGTTTTTTGTGATGGGAATGGGCTTGAATTATTTGCTGCAAAAATTTCCGCAATCGAAGACGGTCATTCTAAGCATTTCTGCTTTGTATCTTCTCAATTTGGCTTTTTATACTTTTCAGCACTCGAAAGTCTGGAAAAACGATGAAACACTTTGGACCTATACGATTGAGCATTACCCTCGTGCATGGCAGGGTTTGGTGAATCGGGCAGATTATTATGGCCGCAAAAACGATATTCCAAAAGCATTGGCGGATTATGACCAAGCCATCAAAGTGAACAGCGGTTTTGTGGATGCCTACAACAACCGTGGCAACCTCTATTTTCGGCTCGGCAAAGACCTGCTTGCCCTTAAAGACTACGATAAAGCCCTGCAAATTCGCCCAAAAAACCACCGTGCTCTGGGCAACCGTGGAGCGATTTACTACCGCATGGGGCAATACCAAAAAGCCCTGCAAGACCTCGACAAAGCGCTCGAACTGAACAAAAACTATGAGGATGGGTATTTGAATAGGGGAGTGGTACACAGTGTTTTGGGGCAATACCCTCAAGCAAAGGCGGATTTTGATGAATTGCTTCGCCTAAGCCCAAATCACGTTTTGGCGTTTTATTGGCGGGGTTTGGCACTGCAAAACATGGGCAATTTTCCTGCTGCTATTGCCGATTTTACCCAAGCGATTCAACGCAGACCCAAAAATGGAACTTTCTATGTGAGTCGCTCGCAGGCTTACAAGGCTTTGGATAACAAAAAGAAAGCTTTGGCAGATGCAAAAAAGGCGCGGGAATTGGGGGAGCAGTTGGAGAAGGGGTATTTGGAGGGGTTGGAGTAG